The Eubacterium maltosivorans genome includes the window CTCCAACCCTATGAGAGTCTCAAGCGGGGTCTCTGTTACAGTCCGAGGAGATATGAAAATTGGCAATAATGGCGCTTTGGTTATCGAAACCGGAGGCCGTTTATATATTGAAGGTGGCGATCTGGAGGTTTATGATAATGGCAGTGTCACGGTTAATGGCGGTGAGCTGTTAGTTTTCAGGGACATCAGTATTCGTAAAAACGCGATTTATAAAACGGTTAACAGCCAGAAGGATAAAGCGGTTGTAAAGGCTGGGCGAGATTTTAAAATGGAATCCTATAAAGATTCCTCTAAACTTGAGGGGGATTTATATGTAGGGCGCAATTTCACACAGAAAAAAGGCAGTTGGTTTGATTTGTTTGCCCGGAAAAGCAATTCTAATTTCACACCTTCTGCTGCGCATCGTTTGATTTTATACAAGAGTGAATTCAGCGATGGCAGACAGAGCATTGATTTTGAAAAAAATACGGAATCCTATTTATCAAATTTAGCGGTTGATTCTGAAATTCTCGATCGTTTTAAAATCAATAAAGCCATTAACGGAAATCTGGAAAAGATGACCTTGGATAAAACTTACGTTCTGCCATTGATTAAATCCAGCTTAAATTTGACACAGTCGGTTTATAAAAGCGCGCTTATTAAGCTTGTTAATTCTACAAATCAAACGCTGTTTAATCATAATTTTACAAATAAGCTGACAAAACAACAGCGCGATGATGTGATCAATATCGCTAAAATTTGGATGATGTCAGAACCTGCTACAGCGGTAAGCCTTAATATTCAGGGGGTTTCATATACAAACCGTACAAATACATGTGCGATTAATATTGGTGGGAAAAAGATATATCTAAAGGCACAGGAAGGCCAATACGGGGTTGGAAAGGCTTCTTTTGGTATGGTGAGCTATGAGATAGACGGTGAAAAAGGAACACTGTGTACGGGCGCGAACTATGATATGCCGCAGTTTAAAAAAGATATAGCCGTTTTTGCTGAAAATGAAAAGAGAGCAATCGTTAAGACGCTTCTTGGAATAGAAACAGATGAAATCAGCTTCAGCAGCAATATTGTTGATAAAATGACCGATTATTTTGTTAAACTATATGCGGGAAAAAAGATTGAATGGATTGAACATACTAAGGAAAACCAGATTAAAGCAGTTAAGAAGAGTACAGCACAGTCCTATAAAACGGGTGATGCTTTTGAAAAGGCTGCCGCTTTCGAGGCGCAGCATATTGAAGAATCTCTAAGCAAAGAAGAAACCGTGATTGAAGGAAATAAATTTTCTGATAAAAACGTGTCCTTCGAGGATGCTAACCTTGAAAGGGCAGTTAAGCAAGTGACTGGAAAGACCACCTTAACAGTATCCGATATAGAAAAAATTGAGTCCTTAGCGTTGGACAATAAAGGAATAAAAAGTCTTAAAGGGTTGGAAAACGCAAAAAATTTACGCATTCTTCAGCTCTCTGGCAACGAAGTGACAGACCTTTCACCAATATCCGGTTTAAAAGAACTTCGTGTATTGGATATTCGAGCAAATCTTGTGGGGGATTTAATGGCGGTTCAGTCACTGAAAAATCTCGTCTGTCTTTTAGCTTCGTATACAGGATGTGAAGATGCCAGTTCATTAGCGGAGCTAACCCAATTAGAAACCCTGGACGTATCTTCCAACTATTTGAAGGATTTGTCCTTTTTAGCAAAACTATCAAAAATAAAAAATTTAAAAATAAGTGAAAATGCGTTTAATCATTCAGATATCAGCGTTTTAGGTGAGCTGTATAACTTGGAAATTTTGCAGGCTGACAACAGTGGATTGACCGGTTCCTTGAAGCTTGATCAATCCACCCGTTTAAATCATATGGAGATCTCTTATAATTCTCTGGATCATCTGGAATTGAGTGAATGTCCGTTGAAAATTCTGAACATAGGAAATAATCAAATAACGGATTTGACAGGAATCACAAAAGCAATAGATCTGGAAGCGCTGAATGCAGAAAACAATCAACTAAGCAGTATCGCGGGAATTGAGAGATGCCCACAATTGAAGATATTAAATATTGGTGGAAATTTTATAAAAGAAATTAATGAGCTTATGGCTTTGACTAATATGGAATATTTAAACTGTAGTCAACAAGAGATTGAAAATTATTTGCCTATTTCTGCTTTTAAGCAGCTTAAAAGTCTTAATATCTCTGAAACAATACCATCAAATTTAGACTTTATAAAAAATTATACGTTGCTCGAAGAATTGGAAATAGCAGAGTGCGGACTGCGAAATGAAATGCTTGGTTCTATCGCAGAACTTAAGAATTTGAAATACTTGAATGTAGCTGGGAACAGTTTAGACAATTTGACAATTTTTGCAAATATGGTTTTACTTGAAGATTTGAATGTAAAAAATAATAACATTGAGCGTCTGTCAGGCATCGAAGCCATCGCAAAAAACTTGAAAAGTATTAATATTAGTGAAAATCCGATACAGGACACAGAGGAAAACAGCAAGGTTATAAACCATTTAGAAGGCGCTGGCGTTATTATTGATAAAGAAATGCTTGAATTAGAGGGACTGGAAATTAATGATCGAGAACTTTTAATGAAAGTGGGAGAAAAAGCGTGTTTGAAAATGACCACTTATCCACTTGAAGGGACTGCTTTAACGTTTAAATGGACAAGTGATAACGAAAATGTGGCGACTGTTGATAATAACGGAAATGTATTGGCGGTGTCCGAAGGCAGCGCAGAAATCACAGTAATGGATGAAAAGAGTCAAATTTCGGATAAATGCAGGATTACAGTAAGTGAATCGGAAATTCAGATTGTAAACATTGAAAAAATTGAATTGAATATAAAAGAAGCCAATTTAAAAACAAGTGAAGCGGTTCAACTAACAGCCACCATCACCCCAGAAAACGCCACCAACAAAAACGTGAGCTGGACAAGCAGCGATGAAAAAGTAGCGACGGTTAAAGGCGGCGTGGTCACCGCTGTAGGTGAAGGAAAAGCCACCATCACCGTCACCACAGAGGACGGCAATAAAACCGCTGAATGTACCGTAACCGTCACGAAAAAAGAAGAACCAACGCCGGTAGAACCAACAACGCCGACGGTGGAACCAGAAAATAACAATCCGTCTGGTAATAATGGCACAAAGACAGATACGACGGTTCAGACAGCGGCCAAAAACAACAGCTCAAATCCGAGCACATCCTTGACGAATCAGGAAAAAATCAGCACCCTGCTGGTAATGTGCACGGTCACAGCACTCTGTGCTCTGGCAATTTTCAGCATTAAGCGCAAACAAACCAAATAACCCATCGGGATACTAAGTCATTCCACCCGGAAACTGAAGGCTGCGCGCCTTCAGTTTCTTTTTTTACCGTTAATACTTTAACAATGCAAAGGAGTAAAGAACATGAAGCAAAAACTAAGCTATGAAGTGTGCGCGGCCATTCTGGAAAGGCCGATTGCCTGTTACGAGGAGGTGGAGGGCTATCCGCAGAGCCGGGTGCGCGTCACCTTTACGGACGGCGGTCAGCTTTTCTTTGACGGCCATCTGGAAAGCTTTTATGAAATGATTTTAACCCACCTGATGGTCAGTGTTCCGCACTGCAAGCGGATGGCCCGGGAGGTCCTGGCCCTTGAAAATGAAACCAAAATCATGCTGCCGATTGTCATCCGGCCCAGTCTGTCGTTCATGGTATTTGAGCGGAAAGAGGGTCCGTTGTTTGTCAACCGGTTTTCAATCAATGAAAGAGCCGGAAAGCGGCTGTTTCGACCGCCAGATCAGCTACCACGGCGGCGCGGTCATTGCTGTGCCCTACAGGGATAAAACCATACGAAACCGCATGCGGGAAGCCCGGCAGGTGGAGCTTGAATGGCTGAAGCGGAACGGGCTGTGAGTAAGAAAGGTCCGAACATTGGCGGTATCCTGTATGAAAACCGTAAATAAGGCGCTATTATGGTAAAATCAAAACAGCTGTATTGATTTGGGCGTTTTTCTATTATAGAATGAATAAAAATGGCTGAAAGAAGGAAAAAATCATGGGGAGAAAACAGGGCCTCCTGGCTGCCGTTGTGCTGCTTTTCATCATTATTCTGGGCGGCTGCGGCGGCAGTACAACGGTACAGAGTGATTTGGAGAAGACTGCGGAGCGTTTTAACGCCGCGGTGGCAGACACGCATAAGACCTATACCTTAAACACCGGCGGTGCGGTCCGGTTCAGCGGTATGATGGCTGTGGAGGGACAGAAAACCGGCCGCGGTATCTATGACGATTGTCTGAGAATAACCATGGCGTGTGAGCTGGCCCAGGCCCGGGCTTTCTTTGATCAGGCGGAGATCACCGCAGTGGGCGGGGATGGACGGGACTACGGCGACAGCACCTTTTTCGTCAACGGTGATGAGAGGGAGTGCGCGCTGACCATTGAATGTCCCACCGGAGAAAACGTGGAGTACATTGTCATTGGTCCGTTCAAACCAAATTTTGATGGCGATAAGAGCAAAATTATTTTTGAGAGAACAAATGCCGGGACGTAGCCTTTCGTTACATCCCGGCATTTTTTGCTGTTTATCGTTTCAGCCAGCCGCCCGCGCGTTCAATGGCGCGGTTCCAGTTAAAGCAGCGTTCTTCGCGTTCTTCGTCTGAGATCGCAGGCTCAAAGCTGCGGTCGATTTTCCAGAATTTGGAAATTTCCTCGATGGAATCCCAATAGCCAACCGCCAGTCCGGCGGAGTAGGCAGCGCCGAGGCAAGTGGTTTCTGTAATGACGGGCCGTTCAACGGGAATCCCCAAAATGTCGGCCTGGAACTGAAGCATAAAATCGCTTTTGGCGCCGCCGCCGTCGGCTCGGAGCTTTTTAAGCGGAATGCCGGCTTTGCGCTCCATGACCTTAAAGGCGTCTCTCACCTGAAAAGCCATGGATTCCAGGGCGGCTCTGGCGATGTGGTGCTTGGTGGTGCCGCGGGATATGCCGATGATGGTGCCTCTGGCGTAGGAATCGAAATAAGGTGCGCCCAAGCCCACAAAAGCCGGGACAAAGTAGACGCCGGCTGTGTCGTTCACCTGTCTGGCAAGCATCTCGGCTTCGCCGCTCTTTTCAATAATGTTGAGGCCGTCCCGCAGCCACTGGATTGCGGCGCCAGAGACATCTACCAGGCCCTCCAGCCCATAGTCAACCTTTCCGCCAATGGACCACAGCACAGGGGAGAAAATCCCGTCCGATGGCGGGATGTACTCGTCGCCGGTATTCATCAGAATAAAGGAGCCGGTGCCATAGGTGTTTTTAGCCATGCCCTTTTCAAAGCAGGCCTGGCCCAGCGTCGCGCCCTGCTGGTCGCCGATGAGCCCGGCGATGGGGATTTCAACGCCGTCAAACAGCGCTGGATCGGTGGCGGTATAGATTTCGCTGGTGCTGCGGATTTCCGGAAGAATGCTTCGTGGGATTTCCAGTTCGTTCAGGATGCCTTCGTCATAATCAAGGGTTCTGGCGTTTTGAAGCAGGGTGACCGCGCTGTTTGACGGATCGGTCACATGCACCCTGCCGCCAGACAGCTTCCAGGTAAGCCAGGAATCAATGGTTCCGTAAATAAGCCGGCCTTCGTCCACACCCTTGCGGATTTCAGGGTTATTCTTCAGCTGCCAGTGGATTTTGGTGGCGGAGTCGTTGGGGATGATGGTGACGCCTGTGCGGTCTTCAATGGCCGGCCCATCTTTTTCGATCAGGGCCTCACAGATCGGCAGGGTGCGCCGGTCCTGCCAGACAATGGCGCGGTCTGCGGGGATTCCAGTGTTCTTATCCCAGAATACAGTGGTCTCACGCTGGTTGGTAATGCCGATGCCCGCGATGTTTTCGGGCTTGAGGTGCGCCTCTGAAATGGCCTGCCGCATCATTTTCAGGGTGATTTCATAAATTTCCATGGCGTCATGCTCTACCCAGCCAGGCTGTGGAAAATACTGAGTGAATTCGCTGTAGGCTGAGGAAATAATATTGACATCCTGGTCAAAAATGATGGCGCGTGTGCCGGTGGTTCCCTGGTCAATACCTAAAATATACTTTTTCATGATCGTCTCCTTTATTTTTGATAAACAATTTTTCCGTTTTTAATGGTCATACAGACCTCGAGATCCTTGAGCTTATCAGAGGCTGTGGTGTAAGGGTCTCCAGACAGAATAGTGAGATCTCCCAGCTTTCCGGGTGTGATACTGCCCTTTTGGTCTTCCTCAAAGGCACAGTAGGCGGCATCAAGGGTGAACATCCGCAGTGCGCTCTGGATATCCACACTGTTTTCGGAATAGGACTGGTTGACAGCCGCGTGGAGGCCTAAGACAGGGTCCATGGGGGTGACGCCAGAATCGGAGCCGCCCCCCACGGGAATGCCGGCTTTCACAAAAGCGGAAAGCGGATAGCCCCGGCGCTCGCGATCATCTCCAAGGCGAAGGTTATAGACGCTGCCAGGGCCGCCCCGCAGATAGGTAAAGGAAGGCTGGGTTGAGATTACAACGCCAAGCCGGGCGGCGCGCTCGATATCGCGGGCGTCTGGAAATCCAAAATGCTCGATGCGGAAGCGGTGGCCTGTGCATGGGTACAGCGCCAGCGATTTTTCCAGGCAGTCCAGCACAAAGGTGACGGCGCGCTGGCCAATGGCGTGAAAACCGGCCTGAAGGTGGTTTTTATGGGCGTTTGTGATGTGGTTGACCACAAAATCCTCAGTAAAATAGATTTCGCCACAGGTATCCGGGGCGTCGGTATAAGGCTGCATGAAGGCCGCGGTTCGGGAGCCGATGGAGCCGTCCAGCAAAAGGTCGGTTCCGACAACCGGCAGATGGTGGTCCAGAATATTCTGGATGTTTTCGGTATCCCAGTAGAGGCGGATATCGAGGGGAAAGTGGCGCTGGTTTTCAAGAAAAACAGGAATATCTTTATCCGAAAACATATCGCCGCCCTCCATGGCGTGAATGGTGGTGATCCCCATTTTGACCGCCTCTGAGGCTGTGTGGTTTAGCATATCCGCCCGCTGGGCATCGGTCATTTTCTCATAGAAATAGGAGCGGGCTTTGCCGTTAGCTTTGTCGTGCAGCCGTCCGGTAACGTGGCCAGATGCGTCTTTTACCAGGCCGTGTTCGGTTCCGTCAAAACCAATTTCGTTAAAGGCCAGGGTATTGACCAGTGTGTAGTGCAGTCCGCGGTCCACAATGTAGACGCCGCGGTCTGGGACAACCGCGTCAATTTCGGCTGCGGTCGGCGGCCGTTTCTCAGCCAGGCGGGATTCATCGAGCCGGGTGCAGTAAACCCACCCGGAAGCCCCGTCCTCTGAGGCTTCCCGGATTTTATCAAACACGTCGGCGATGGAAGCACAGTCGTACAGGTCGATGCCGATGGCGTTGAGGCCAGTGCCCATGACGTGCACATGGCAGTCGTGGAGCCCGGGTACGGCGGTTTTTCCTTTTAAGTCAACGCAGTTAATATGCCGCTCTCCAGCCAGTCGCCTGACATCCTCGGAACGGCCGGCGGCGGTAATCTTACCATTTTTAATGAGAACCGCCTCACAGAAGGGGCGGTGCGTATCCATGGTAATGATGTTTCCACAGGTAAGAGCCAGATCATTCATTTTTTTAGTCCTCCTTTTGTTGGTTATGCCACAGTGCTTTTTCACTGGTGGTAACGCCTTCCAGACCAGCCTTTAAGAGCAGGTTCAGCTCTCCGGCGCTGGCGCAGAGTCCTCCGCCGAGCAGAGGACAGCCGGTTTCTGATTTTATCTTTCTGATAATGCGCTCCGGCAGAGAAGAAGGCATTAGCAGAGCAAAATCGGGTGTGTTTTCATTTACCGCGCGCACCGCGCTGGCGACTGCGCTGCTGTCAATGATAAAAAGCCCTAAAACAGCCAGCATTTTTTCATTTTGTATGGTGCTGATACAGTGAAGCCTGGTTGTGTTTACAGCGTCGACACCGATGTTTGCAAGGTAACGGATACCGCTACGGTCTGGGCTCAGGCCGTTTATGGAATCATGATGCACAATAATTTTTTTGTGCTTTTCATGAACGCGGCGCACGATATTGGGCAATGTGTTGATATCGCCAAGTTTTACCATGACCCAGGGATCCGCGTAGCTGTCCAGAAAGGCCACGAGGTCGGCAGTATTGGAAATAGCCGGAATAACAGCTGGCAGGGGTGTTTGCAGGTTTGACAATTTTAGCTCCTCCATAAAATGAATACAAAAAATCCGCATCACACCCTGCCTCTCTTGAGCAAGGCTGCAACACGGATTTATCTCATCTGCACAATCCTAATGTATTCTTTTTCTCATTGTATCGGATTTTTTAAACGATGTCAACTTATTTCGAAACGGACTGCCACAGAATGGCGTTTTGGGTTAAAAGGCTTAAGTTATCTTGATAAAGATCATCGATCGTAATACAATGTATTACAAGAAAGGGGTGAAGCACAATGGCAGTATCCGTAAGATTAAATAAAGAGGATGAGGCGTTGATTCGAAACTATGCGCAGATGAAGAACCTGTCGGTTTCCGAGGCCATTCGTCAGGCGGTCATGGAAAAGATTGAGGACGAGTTTGATTTAAAGGTTTATTATGAGGCCATGGCGGAATATAAAGAAAATCCGGTGACCTACACCTTGGACGAAGTGGAAAGAGAGCTGGAAATTGGCTGAGAAATATCATGTCGTTTTAACTGAAAAGGCGAAAAAAAGCCTGAAAAAGCTTGACAGACATACTGCGCTTTTAATTACAGGCTGGTTAAGAAAAAATCTTGAAGGCTGCGCCAACCCCTATCAGTACGGCAAGAGTCTCAGCGCGAACCGAAGCGGGCAGTGGCGTTACCGTATCGGCGATTACCGCCTGGTCTGCGAGATTTCAGAGCAGACCATCACCATTCTTGTTTTAAATGTGGGACACCGGAAAGAAATTTGTAAGCATTAGAAAATAGAACGGACTCCCGGGGGCGTAACGAAAAGTTAGCTCCCGGGATTTTTTAGGATATCCCTAATCTTAAAATGGTATAATAAGGCCACCTGTAAAATTGACTGCGCGGAGGTGCAAAGTGCGAATTAGAGTGATTATCGGCCGTGAAGGCCGTCTGCATATCAATAAAAGTGACTATATTTATGAGGAGATCGGCGCCCGGCTGCAGCGGGGCAGGAGCAAAATGTACCTGCTGGTGCCGGAGCAGTTTACCCTGGGAGCGGAGCGGGAGCTCATGGCCTACAACCGCCTGCCGGGGCTTCTGGGCGCGGATGTGCTCAGCTTTAAGCGTCTGGAATACCGGATTCTCAGCGAGGTGGGCGGCATTGCCAAAACTTTTGTGGATGAACATGGTAAGCAGATGCTTTTGCAGAAGAGCATTCGAGAGGTACAGAAGGACCTGACGGTTTACGGAAAAAGCGCGGGCAGGCTGGGCTTTTTGGAAAATATCTGCGCGTTTATCAGCGAACTCAAGCAGAGTGAGATCACGCCAGAGGCTCTGGAGGCAGCTGAGGCCGAGGTAGGAGAAGGCCGGATTCTCAGCCAGAAGCTGAAGGATATCCGGAAAATCTACAGCGCCTACGCAGCGCTTTTGTCCCATGACCGGATTGATGATGATGACCGGGCAAAGCTTCTGTGCGCCCAGATCCCAAAATCCGATTATCTGGAGCGTTCTCTGATCTGGATCGACGGATTCCACACATTCTCTGGTCAGGATTTCCGGATCATCGAGGCCTTGGCAGCCAAGGCAGACTGTGTGACCATGACGCTGACCCTGGACCCGGATAAGAACGCGCCGGACGCGTCGGCCTTTTACGTGCCGGGCGAGACGCTGAAGCGGATCGAGAAAATGGCCATCGATCTGGGCTTTGAAGCGGAGATCGTTAACCTGGAAACAACAGTGCGGCCAGCGGTTTCAGGATTGGACCATCTGGAGCGCAATCTCTTTGCACTGCGGCCGGCTCCCTATGGGCAGAAGCCAGATGATCTGGCGGTGGTTCAGTGTAAAAATATCTGGAACGAGGTGGAAAAGGGCGCTCAGAAAATCGTTGCGCTGGTGCGTGAGCGGGGCTTCCGCTATCAGGACATTGTGGTGCTGGCAGGTGATATGGAAACCTACGGCGGCTCCATCAAACGGGCCTTTTCGGAGTATGGCATCCCCTTTTTCATGGACGATGTTAAGAAGGTCACCGAGAACAACTTTCTGGAGGCTGTGCTGGCAGCCCTTGAGAGCAACAGAAGCCACTATGCCTACGAGGATATTTTTACCTTTGTCAAAACCGGGTTTGCGCCCATTACGCCAGAGGAGGCTCAGGAGCTTGAGAATTATGTGATCGAGTTTGGCATCCGCGGTAGCGCCTGGGAAAAGCCCTTTGAGCGCCCAAGCGCAGATGAGGCGGTGTCGTTGGAAGCGCTGAACGCGAGCCGCGAGCGGCTCATGGCGCCCTTTATGGCCCTGCGCAAAAGCCTGAGAAAAGCCAGAACCTATGCGGATAAAACAAAAAGCCTGGTGCGTTTTTTAGAGGATATCAAGGCGCCTGAGACCATTGACGGCCTGAGTGAGGCGCTGCGTGAGCGGGGCGATTTTGACAGCATGGGCCTGTACAACCAGATCTGGAACATCCTCATGGAGGTGTTTGACCAGATCAACAGCACTATGGGCGGTGAAAG containing:
- a CDS encoding Ig-like domain-containing protein; translated protein: MKTLEKIFSVFLALQLCFTALPIQAFAKTAEEANIEQSTEAPVLNEAEALKENSEADNPSTDKQPKDTESALTEAVIAESGGEVQRKEHDEPTESAEPRTSNLRMAEGELQTAGGDGSIENPYQIATAEQLDSLRYDTESHYYIQTQDIDLSGYDSWMPIGNGDSPFKGSYDGNGCVIDNMKIMIESCITVYPNSDPYPPTLHVYAGLFGNIYNAYGNNDNYLKNIEVMNCNITGAIPGKNDPEDYLLYHTAIGGIVGEGDQTRLINCHVSGAMVIDVGDTDSDNSIGGIAGQAKSAESCTNDVNISVDSDRITSIDPDSQWADVAGIIGLTRYSYASNKTIDCLNNGKISSKVAGNLAGISGDTRAPNQILGCTNNGALDGVNTNIGGIVASCTAYTNSEVGFISSCINKANITGKLGDLSRSPSVGGIVGYNVNHNVIDCKNACKKIEYPPEEKVYLGRIIGDANPLEFKNNMALNTMTINGKVPTEDIGPDKRNGQSATLAEMGLPDESLEITKIVFSSDYKAMRAGESSKILPSFEPEGAVDALNWTTSNTEIATVDASGLVKAAKAGTAMITATDETGQHSASMTIIVEGTSDDSAISGHQPGKTFTKNETIDGDQMLINNSSNPMRVSSGVSVTVRGDMKIGNNGALVIETGGRLYIEGGDLEVYDNGSVTVNGGELLVFRDISIRKNAIYKTVNSQKDKAVVKAGRDFKMESYKDSSKLEGDLYVGRNFTQKKGSWFDLFARKSNSNFTPSAAHRLILYKSEFSDGRQSIDFEKNTESYLSNLAVDSEILDRFKINKAINGNLEKMTLDKTYVLPLIKSSLNLTQSVYKSALIKLVNSTNQTLFNHNFTNKLTKQQRDDVINIAKIWMMSEPATAVSLNIQGVSYTNRTNTCAINIGGKKIYLKAQEGQYGVGKASFGMVSYEIDGEKGTLCTGANYDMPQFKKDIAVFAENEKRAIVKTLLGIETDEISFSSNIVDKMTDYFVKLYAGKKIEWIEHTKENQIKAVKKSTAQSYKTGDAFEKAAAFEAQHIEESLSKEETVIEGNKFSDKNVSFEDANLERAVKQVTGKTTLTVSDIEKIESLALDNKGIKSLKGLENAKNLRILQLSGNEVTDLSPISGLKELRVLDIRANLVGDLMAVQSLKNLVCLLASYTGCEDASSLAELTQLETLDVSSNYLKDLSFLAKLSKIKNLKISENAFNHSDISVLGELYNLEILQADNSGLTGSLKLDQSTRLNHMEISYNSLDHLELSECPLKILNIGNNQITDLTGITKAIDLEALNAENNQLSSIAGIERCPQLKILNIGGNFIKEINELMALTNMEYLNCSQQEIENYLPISAFKQLKSLNISETIPSNLDFIKNYTLLEELEIAECGLRNEMLGSIAELKNLKYLNVAGNSLDNLTIFANMVLLEDLNVKNNNIERLSGIEAIAKNLKSINISENPIQDTEENSKVINHLEGAGVIIDKEMLELEGLEINDRELLMKVGEKACLKMTTYPLEGTALTFKWTSDNENVATVDNNGNVLAVSEGSAEITVMDEKSQISDKCRITVSESEIQIVNIEKIELNIKEANLKTSEAVQLTATITPENATNKNVSWTSSDEKVATVKGGVVTAVGEGKATITVTTEDGNKTAECTVTVTKKEEPTPVEPTTPTVEPENNNPSGNNGTKTDTTVQTAAKNNSSNPSTSLTNQEKISTLLVMCTVTALCALAIFSIKRKQTK
- the glpK gene encoding glycerol kinase GlpK; the protein is MKKYILGIDQGTTGTRAIIFDQDVNIISSAYSEFTQYFPQPGWVEHDAMEIYEITLKMMRQAISEAHLKPENIAGIGITNQRETTVFWDKNTGIPADRAIVWQDRRTLPICEALIEKDGPAIEDRTGVTIIPNDSATKIHWQLKNNPEIRKGVDEGRLIYGTIDSWLTWKLSGGRVHVTDPSNSAVTLLQNARTLDYDEGILNELEIPRSILPEIRSTSEIYTATDPALFDGVEIPIAGLIGDQQGATLGQACFEKGMAKNTYGTGSFILMNTGDEYIPPSDGIFSPVLWSIGGKVDYGLEGLVDVSGAAIQWLRDGLNIIEKSGEAEMLARQVNDTAGVYFVPAFVGLGAPYFDSYARGTIIGISRGTTKHHIARAALESMAFQVRDAFKVMERKAGIPLKKLRADGGGAKSDFMLQFQADILGIPVERPVITETTCLGAAYSAGLAVGYWDSIEEISKFWKIDRSFEPAISDEEREERCFNWNRAIERAGGWLKR
- a CDS encoding amidohydrolase, translating into MNDLALTCGNIITMDTHRPFCEAVLIKNGKITAAGRSEDVRRLAGERHINCVDLKGKTAVPGLHDCHVHVMGTGLNAIGIDLYDCASIADVFDKIREASEDGASGWVYCTRLDESRLAEKRPPTAAEIDAVVPDRGVYIVDRGLHYTLVNTLAFNEIGFDGTEHGLVKDASGHVTGRLHDKANGKARSYFYEKMTDAQRADMLNHTASEAVKMGITTIHAMEGGDMFSDKDIPVFLENQRHFPLDIRLYWDTENIQNILDHHLPVVGTDLLLDGSIGSRTAAFMQPYTDAPDTCGEIYFTEDFVVNHITNAHKNHLQAGFHAIGQRAVTFVLDCLEKSLALYPCTGHRFRIEHFGFPDARDIERAARLGVVISTQPSFTYLRGGPGSVYNLRLGDDRERRGYPLSAFVKAGIPVGGGSDSGVTPMDPVLGLHAAVNQSYSENSVDIQSALRMFTLDAAYCAFEEDQKGSITPGKLGDLTILSGDPYTTASDKLKDLEVCMTIKNGKIVYQK
- a CDS encoding glycerol-3-phosphate responsive antiterminator, which produces MSNLQTPLPAVIPAISNTADLVAFLDSYADPWVMVKLGDINTLPNIVRRVHEKHKKIIVHHDSINGLSPDRSGIRYLANIGVDAVNTTRLHCISTIQNEKMLAVLGLFIIDSSAVASAVRAVNENTPDFALLMPSSLPERIIRKIKSETGCPLLGGGLCASAGELNLLLKAGLEGVTTSEKALWHNQQKED
- the relB gene encoding type II toxin-antitoxin system RelB family antitoxin — protein: MAVSVRLNKEDEALIRNYAQMKNLSVSEAIRQAVMEKIEDEFDLKVYYEAMAEYKENPVTYTLDEVERELEIG
- a CDS encoding type II toxin-antitoxin system RelE family toxin, translating into MAEKYHVVLTEKAKKSLKKLDRHTALLITGWLRKNLEGCANPYQYGKSLSANRSGQWRYRIGDYRLVCEISEQTITILVLNVGHRKEICKH